The proteins below are encoded in one region of Helianthus annuus cultivar XRQ/B chromosome 2, HanXRQr2.0-SUNRISE, whole genome shotgun sequence:
- the LOC110924068 gene encoding ketol-acid reductoisomerase, chloroplastic, whose translation MRVGSVLYFGIKQIGVTGWGSQGPTQAQNLRDSLAEAKSDIVVKIGLRKGSSSFNEARAAGFSEESGTLGDIYETISGSDLVLLLISDSAQADNYEKIFSHMKPNNILGLSHGFLLGHLQSVGLDFPKNISVVAVCPKGMGPSVRRLYVQGKDINGAGIYASFAVHQVVYLLYSLYIL comes from the exons ATGAGAGTTGGATCTGTACTGTACTTTGGTATTAAGCAGATTGGTGTTACTGGATGGGGTTCTCAG GGTCCTACTCaagctcaaaatctcagggattctCTTGCAGAAGCTAAATCTGATATTGTAGTGAAG ATCGGTTTACGAAAGGGTTCAAGCTCATTTAACGAGGCTCGGGCTGCTGGCTTCTCTGAAGAAAGTGGAACCCTTGGAG ATATTTATGAGACTATCTCTGGCAGTGATTTGGTTCTGCTTTTAATTTCAGATTCCGCTCAG GCTGATAATTATGAGAAAATCTTTTCACACATGAAGCCAAACAACATACTTGGACTTTCACACGGGTTTCTTCTTGGTCATCTGCAATCGGTCGGGCTTGATTTCCCCAAGAACATAAGTGTGGTTGCTGTGTGTCCCAAAGGAATGGGTCCGTCTGTCAGGAGACTGTATGTTCAAGGAAAAGATATTAACGGAGCTGGAATCTATGCAAGTTTTGCTGTCCATCAGGTTGTTTATCTTCTTTATTCCTTATATATATTGTGA